From the genome of Chloroflexaceae bacterium:
GCCGGTTCCGGCCTCCTCGCGCACCTCACGGCGCAGATCATGCAGCCACTCGGGGACGCCCTCATCCTCCGCGGGCGACCCTGGCTGATCGCGACTGGTTGGTGGAGAGGGGAGCGGCAGATTACGGAGCCAGGGGGGAAGGTGTTCCATATTACCGATCAAGGTAAGGCGCGTCGAAGCCGAGCAGCACCCGCAACCCCGCCACGAACGCGCCGATGGAGGCGCCGATTACCAGGCCCCGCGCGCCTGCAAGCGCCACATAGTCGTTGATCCACTGGAGGGTCGCCCCGACGCCGGGCAGCGCTGTCACGGGCGGCAACTGCGCTACCAGCACGAGCGCCGCGACACCGATAATAACCAGCGCCTCGGCGCTACCGCGCCCCAGGGCGCGCAGGGCGGCGCTGAGGCTGAAAAAGGCTAGCAATGCGAGCAGGCTGCTGGCAACAGGCTCATACAGCGCCCGAAAGACCATGCGGATCGGCACCTCGGCCAGACTGCCGGGCAACACAAAGCCTGCGCGGCCAGGCAGCGGAAAGAAGATCCCGGCAACAATCATCACCAGCAGACCCGCAATCAGGATCAAACTGTAAGGCCAGTCGGCGCTTCGTGCGCGCACGCGCTGCACATGCGCGCCGGTGACGCTGATCACGCCGAGCAACAGGCCAACGGCAGTGATGACCGCCGCCCAATCAACCAGCACCCTGGCCAGCACTGCCAGCGGACCGCCTGCGCCGGCAAAATCGAGCAGGACAATCAACCCGGCAACCCCGGCGATGAGGATGGCAAGCAGGCGTTTGGGATCGCGAAATAACACCATGTCAGTCCGGGGCCGCGCGGCCTACAATCCCGGGAGCGGCGGCAGTCCCAGGTAGGAATGGATCAGGCTGTAGCACAGGCCGCCAATCAGCACCACAATCACCGCCGTGCGCAGCGCGTCCTGCGTCAGCAGACGCGCCTGAGCCGGGCCTGAGGGGGCCAGATAGGCTTCGCTGGCATAGATCTCTTCGCCGATCAGCGTCGCCGGGGCGGTCAACAGCATCAGCGGCAGGCCGGCGGTGCTGGTCGTGCCGGCGACCTGCGGCAGCCCCCGTTGGGCGCCGTCTTCGCCCACGAGCAAGAACTCCTGCCCGAAGCCGCCAAGCATGGCGCTGGCTTCCAGAGGTTCGCGCCCATACAGGGTGATCGCCCCGGTCGCATAGGCCATCTCATCGTGATGGGCCAGCAACTGTACCTGCGCTGGCTTAAAATCCTGGGCCTGGCCCGCCTCTTGAAACGCCCGGCGCACCCCGCCGCGCAGCGCGAGATGAGCCACCGCATCACCTGAACTGACCAGGATCGGCGCGCCATTGAGAGCCGCCTGCGACGCTGCCCGTTCGGTCATCAACAATCCGGCCACCAGTTCAGTAGAGGCGGAACGCACACCGCTTCCCGCACCCAGCACACTCGCGCCAGGCGACAGATGCACCGCGCGCCCAGTCTCCGCCGCCCGGTCAATAGCGGCGCGCAACGTATCGAGAGCGGGAAGCGGGCGCTGTGGCCGGATGCCCTGCTTCAAGGCCCAGGCGTGATGCAGCCAGATCAGCCCGATTGTCACCAGGATAACCATCAGCATCAGGATGATAGCGAGGTTCAACCCGGGTAACATAGGCTGGCTCCAGGTGAAGAGGTCAGGACAATTCTTTACAACAGCGATGCGTTTCCTGGCAATGAGTGTAACTCAGCCGATAGGCTTTGTCAACCGATGCGTTCGGTAGAGTGTGCTACAGGGTTCGTGAACCCGGATTCAACGCTCTATGCGCCGAACGGATCACCGTCAGGAGATGTGTGCCTGGGAAGGCATCAATGTCCCTGATTGATCCGCCAGGACCTGTCTCAGGGTTGGGGAGGCTGACGGTCGCCCTCAGGATGTTACACCGCTCCTCAGCGGGCGTCGAGCAGCCGGCGCAGGTCGCGCCAGGCGTCCGGTTCACCAAGGGCGGCCACATAGACTTCGGCGCGGGTGCCTCCCAGGAAGGGCAGGCTGAAGCGCGCCACCTGGCTGCTGATCACGTCAATTGGGCTGAGGATGTCCAGGAGCAGCGCCACGGGAGCGCGCAACCCCGCGCGTTCCACGCCGGCAGCGAGCCGTTGCAGTACCTGGCCGGTGTTGTCCATAACCATCCAGTAAGCCCTGGAGAACAGGCGCCGCTCTCTCTGTCATGTAGAGGGCGCCGACGATCCATTGGAAGACTCACCCTCGACCTGCTGCTTGAGCGCCGACAGGAATTCGCCCGCCAGATGGATGAACCGTTCGCGCTGGCGTGGGCCGATCAGCCCGACCACGAACTCAGGCAGATTGAGGGAGTCGATCCGTTCAATCCGAAAACGGCCATCCTCCAGCGGTACGACCTGGCAGCGGTTCACACCGGTGAGAGGCGGAAAACTGATACGAAACGCCGTCGCCCGTGACAGAGGGGTGTAGTCCACTACCTCCATATCGGCGTGAACGATAGCCGCCCGCAGCCGAAAGCGATAGCCCGGGCCCGGAGCGCCTTCAGCGGGCAACTCCACGCGCACGCGTTCCAGTGAGGGCATCCAGCCGGGCCAGTTGCCGAAATCGTCGAGCACGGCGAAGATCCGTTCTGGCGGCGCAGTGGTGATCGCGCTCACACTGATCTCGAAGCTTACCATACCAGGTGACTCAGACAGCCCGCTATGGGCCATCCCTGCGCCAGCCGGCCCAGCGCCGGCGCAGAGTCTCTGCCGGCAAGCGGGCCGGCAGATATGCTCCCGTTCCTGTCACGACCACTGATCGCACGCCGTGCGGCACGCGCCCGTAGGTTCGCATGATCTGACCATCGAGGGCAGGTTGGTAGCGCAGGACGGCGACAATCTCGTCGAAGGGCAGATCCAGGCCATGGTAGCCAAGCCAGAGCGTATCCATGCGTCCGGGCCGGGGGGCTGCACAAACCTGCGGCATCTTCGTGGTCCAGCTTGACGGCATCTTCGTGGTCCAGCTTGACCGTTGCTCCGCAACGGGGCGGTACGCTGATTATACCACTCGTATGCTTAGATTGGCTTGTTTTCCAGGCGTGTTCGCAGCGCCTCCAGAAAGTCCAGCGCCTGCCGTTGATCAAGCGCGCGCGCGTCGTAGCTCAGGGTAAGGGTTGCTATCGGGCGCATGCTCAGACCGCTGTCCACAGCCACCACCCGGCGCTGCGGAGCGCCGAGGATCAGCGCCGCGACGGTGCCGGGCAGGGGTGGCGGCGCGCTCCACCAGCTTTTCCCCGCCGCCAGGCTCACCAGGGCGAAGGTTGCCGCGCCTCGGGCAGGGCGGCCTGCCAGGGCGCGCGCCAGACCGCGCAGACCTAGATCGCCTGCGTCGGGCAGAACGCTCCAGCGCAGGCCCTCCGGGGTTAGCTCGGCCACAGCCAGGTGCACCGCGCGCTGTAGAGCGAGCGTGTCGCCCAGCCAGCCCCCGTTCAGGTGTGGATGGGCCGGCAGCAGTTCCACTGCTGCCGCGGCCACGGCGATCCCCAGGTGCAGGGGCCAGCCCTGGCGCGCGAACTCCTCGCCCAGCTCGGCGACTCGCGCCAGGGCCGGCCCGGCGTCGAACTCCAGCATGACCGTTGCTACTGGGGCGACGCCGCTCACCTCCCGCCAGGCAAGCCCGTCTGTGTCGCGGGCAACTTCTTGTTGGGCGCTCGCAGTCGCTGCGCCTGAGGAGGACATCGGCGACGGTACGGCGCCGGGTGGCGCGAGCGCCGTGGTCGGCGCCTCCGGGGCGGCGCGCGCGCGCACGTCCCGCGCCATCACCCGCCCGTCCGGCCCGCTGCCAGCCAGGGCTGCCAGATCAATCCCGTGGATGCGGGCCAGCGCCCGCGCCAGGGGCGTCGCCCGGAGAGGAGCCGCGGCGCTTGTCGTTGGTGCGCGCTCTTCGCGTAGCATGGCGATCCTGGAGTGAAGCTGCCTGGTTCATCCGCCAGACAACCCATTACCCACAACGCCAGTCTGGCGATTGACATCGCGCTTGCAAGGGCTGAGGCCGTCTGTCTCCGTGAGGTGATCAGCCCGCCGGGGCGGCCTCGACCCAGAAGCGTTCCACCTTTTGCCGCAGCAGGGCGTGCTCGTCTCGCGCCAGATGCGGGTCACTCGCCAGGATGTGCTCGGCTTCGACCCGGGCCGTGTGGAGCAGGCGCGTATCGGCGAGCCGGGCCACCTTAAGGTCGGGCGTGCCGCTCTGCCGCGTGCCGAAAAACTCCCCCGGCCCCCGCAGTTGCAGGTCAATCTCGGCCAGTTTGAAACCGTCGGCGGTTTGCTCCATGGCTTCCAGCCGCTGGCGTGTCACGTCATTATCGTCCTTGTCGGAGATGAGGATGCAATAACTCTGATGCGCGCCCCGACCGACTCGCCCGCGGAACTGGTGCAGTTGGGCCAGTCCGAAGCGCTCGGCGCCCTCGATAACGATCGTCGAGGCATTGGGAATGTCGATGCCCACCTCGATGACGGCGGTGCTGACCAGGATGTCGTACTGGTGGTCGCGGAAGGCGCGCATCACCTCGTCTTTTTCGCGCGGGAGCATGCGCCCGTGCAGCAGCGCCACGCGCAGGTCAGGAAAGACATCGTTCTGGAGCGTCGCGTACACTTCCTCGGCGGAGGGCAGGTCCACTTCTTCACTCTCTTCGACCAGCGGGCAGATGACGAAGGCCTGGCGCCCTCTGGCGATCTCGCGGCGGATATGGCGGTAGGCTTTCTCGCGTTCGGTCTTCTTGATCCACCGGGTGCGAATGGCCTGGCGCCCCGGCGGCAGTTCATCGAGCACCGAGACATCAAGATCGCCGTAGATTGTCAGGGTGAGAGTGCGGGGAATGGGTGTGGCGGTCATCACCAGCATGTGGGGGTTGAACCCTTTGTCGCGCAGGCGCTGGCGCTGTTCCACGCCGAAGCGATGCTGTTCATCCACCACCACCAGGCCCAGCGAACGGAAGCGCACGTGCTCGGTGAGCAGGGCATGGGTGCCGACAACCAGGTCAATCTCGCCCTCGGCGATGCCGTCGAGCACGCGGCGGCGCTCGCGCGCCCCCAGGCTGCCGGTGAGGAGGGCCACGCGAATGCCCTTTCCGCCCATATCGTCGGCGTCGGTCATGCCGAGGATGGCCTTGATCTCGGCCAGGCGGGCCGCCTCGGCGGGGTCGAGGCGCTCCTTCCAATCTTCGCCCTCGGCGGCGACTCTGGTCTCTCGTGGCACGGGAACACGGCCCAGGAGCTTTTTCAGACCCTTGTAGTGCTGCTCGGCAAGGATCTCGGTCGGGGCCATCATCGCTCCTTGAAAGCCGTTGCCGATGGCCTGGGCCAGGGCCGCGGCGGCGACGACGGTCTTGCCTGAGCCGACGTCGCCCTGCAACAGGCGCGCCATTGGCACGGGCCGGGCCATGTCGGCGAAGATCTCCCCCAGCGCCCGCTGCTGCGCTCCGGTGAGACTGAAGGGCAGGGCCGCCAGCAGCTCCTGCTGCACCTCGGGCAGGAAGCGCATGGCGTAGCCCATCTCGCTCTGCCAGAGCATCCGGCGCTGCAACACGCCGATTTGAATGAAGAGAAACTCGTCGAAAGCCAGCCGCCGGCGGGCCTGGTCGAGGCGCTCCTGGTTGTCGGGGTAGTGGATCTGGGCCAGGGCTTCGCCCAGCGGCAGCAGGTCGGCGCGCTCGCGCACCGCCTCCGGCAGGTGATCGGGCACGGTTGGCGTAACTGCGTCTACAACCTGTTTGATGATCCGGCGCGCGTTGCGGTCAATTAACCCCCTGGTCAGCCGGTGGACGGGCACGAGCCGTCCGGTGTGGATGGTGTTGCCGTCAGGAGTGTAGGGTTCCCACTTCGGGCTGGCGAACTGGCGCATGCCGTTGTAGGTGCTCACCTTGCCGCTGAGCACAATCATGCGCCCGATAGTCAGTTGTCTGGTGAGCCAGGGCTGGTTAAAAAAGACGGCCCGCACCGAGCCGCTGGCGTCGCTCACCAGCGCCTCGACCCGGCTGCGCGCGCCGCCGATCAGGCGCACATCGGTCACTTCGCCGACGATGGTTTCGGTGGCGCCGATGCTCAGATTGGCGATGGTCTTGCGGGCGCTGTAGTCGTCGTAGCGGTGGGGGAAGTGATAGAGCATATCTTCGACGGTGCGAAGACCGAGGCGCCGGAAGGCGCGCACATCGCGCTGACTCACTCCGGGCAGGGCCTCCAGCGGGGCGGCGAGGCTCAGCGTATGGTTGCCGGGGTTCGCTGTGGCTGCCGTTGGACGCGCCTTTCGGCGCTGCGGAGCGGGGGAGGCTGGCGGCGCAGCAGGGGGAGGAGGCTGGCGGAAGAGCGCTCGCAGCAACTCGAGGGCCTGGGTGACGCGCTGGCGCCGTTCGAGCACCGGCTGGCGCCCATAGTCGGCGAGCAATTCAAGGGCGGAGCGCACCGCCGGCTCGGCCAGATCCCCATCGGCGGCGGCCCGCCAGGCGGCGAGAAACTGTTCCATGCCGCCCTCCGCCGCCCTATCATCGCAGCCACGGCGCAGTTCGGCGGCCAGGGTCTTCCCGAGGCGAATGATGTGCTCACGATTGCGCATTTGGTGATCACGCGAGGAGGGCCGAAGCACTGGCGTAGCCGGTGCTTCGGCCCTACTCTTCCAACCCCTCGAACACTACCACCCCCATGGCCCCCGGCCCCAGATGCGCGGCCACGGCAGGGCCGAAGCGCATGCACTGCACCTGCTCGCGCGGGAACACCGGGGCGATCTTCTCGAGCAACTTCTCAACGTCCTCGGGGGTCGTGGCGTAGAGCACCGTCACCTCCTGGACGCGGGGGAAGTCCTCAACGAAGGTGAAGAGACCCTCAAGAGCTTTGGCGCGGGTGCGGGTGCGCTCGTAGGGCACGATTTCGCCTTCATCCAGGATCATGAGCGGCTTGATCCGTTGCATCGAGCCGAGCACCGAGCCGGCAATCGTCAGCCGGCCGCTCTGCTCAAGGTACTCCATCGTATCTACGAAGAAGACCGCATGAGTATGGCGGATGGTTGCATGGATCAGCCGGCTGACCTCCTCCGGCGTGGCGCCTTCCCGCGCGGCGCGGGCCGCGGCAATCGCTACCGAGCCGACGCCAATCGAGGCCGATTTGCTGTCAATCACCTCCAGGCGCGTGGTGCTGGCCGGCAAACGGCTGCGGGCCGCCACCGCATTCGCCATGCAATCGCCCAGCCGCGCGCCCAGGTGGATGGAAAAAATATGATCCACCTCGCTGATCCACCGCCGATAGACCTGCTCGAACTGCATGGCCGAAGGTGAAGACACCTTGAAGCGCTGCCAGCCTGCCAGGGACTCGTAGAGCAGATCATCGCTGACATCAATGCCGATGCGGTAGGCGCGATCATTGACATGGGCGATGAGCGGCACTACTTCAATGTCAAGCTCCCGCGCCACATCGGGCGGAATGTCGGCGGAACCATCGGTAATAATTTTGATCTTCGCCATGCTCAAACCTGCCGGTTGCCAAAGAGGCCGCGGTATGGTATAGTCTCGCGGAGAGAAAATGCTAATCTCTGTGGAGATCAGGAGCCATGGCCACGTGTGAAATGTGTGGAAAAAAGCCGTCTTTTGGTCATAACGTCAGCTTCTCCAAGCGCCGAACCAACCGCATGTGGCGCCCGAATGTGCAGAAGACGACCATTGTAACTGCTGATGGCACGACGGTTCAGATCCGTGTGTGCACCCGGTGCATGCGCACGATGACCAAGGCGCGCTAGGGGCGATGTTCGACGGGTAAGGTGCACTACAAAAGGCCAGTGTCCCGCCAGAGGACACTGGCCTTGCATATTATAGCCGAACGGCAAGAGGGGCGCAACTGCTATTCCACGACATACTCTAACCAGCCGTAGCGATCTTCCCGTTCACCCTGCACCACGCCGAAGAAGGCCGCCTGCACTGCGGCGGTGACCGGCCCACGCCGTCCCTGTCCCACCGGAATGCGATCAACGGAGCGGATCGGCGTCACTTCAGCGGCGGTGCCCGTGAAGAACAACTCGTCGGCAATGTACAGCATTTCGCGGGGGATGGCTTCCTGGCGCACATGGATGCCCAGTTCGCCCAGCAGGGTGATCACCGTGTCGCGCGTAATGCCACTGAGGATGGACGAGGCCACCGGCGGGGTGTACACTACCCCGTCGCGCACCAGGAAGAGGTTCTCGCCGCTGCCCTCGCTCACCTGCCCCTGATGATCCAGGGCAATGCCTTCGGCATAGCCGTTGGCCAGAGCCTCCATCTTGATTAACTGGGAGTTGAGATAGTTGCCGCCCGCCTTGGAGAGTGCCGGCATGGTATTGGGGGCGAAGCGGTTCCAGGAGGACACGCACACGTCCACGCCCTGTTCCATGGCCTCGGCCCCGAGGTATTTGCCCCACTCGATGGTGGCGATGGCCACTTCCACCGGGTTGCGCTGCGGATTGACGCCAATCTCGCCCAGGCCGCGGTAGACTACAGGCCGAATATAGCCGGACTTGAGACGATTGGCGCGCACGGTCTCTTTCACCGCCGCGACCAGTTGCTCGAGCGTGTAGGGCACTTCGGTGCGGTAGATCCGCGCTGAGTCGAGCAGACGCCGGATGTGCGGCGTCAGCCGAAAGATCGCCGGACCGCGCGGCGTCTCGTAGCAGCGGATGCCCTCAAAGAAGCTCGAACCGTAGTGCACCACGTGCGCCATCACGTGGATGCGCGCTTCGTTCCACGGCACCAGTTTTCCATTGAACCAGATGAACTCCATCGGTTGAATAGCCATACCCGCCCCCTGCGTGGTTAAAACATGCTTCGCTGCACCAGCAACCGCTCTTCAGCGCACCAGGTCGGCGCCCCGCCGGCCCCGCGCGCGGCTCGCCGGGGCAGGACTCTCAGCCGCGGCCCGCTGACGCCGGCCAGTTCCAGCACGCGCTGCACTCCTGCCAGAGCCACCTGCGGCGAGTTGGTCTGCGCCGATAGGTGGGCCAGCCACACATCGCAAACGGCGCCGGCGCAGGCCCGTGCCAGCAATGCGCCGCACTGCACGTTGTCGAGATGCCCGCGGGCGCCGCAGATCCGCTGCTGGATCGCCAGCGGATAGGGAGCGGTGCGCAGCAGCTCCCGGTCGTGGTTGGCTTCCACTACCAGCAGGTCGGCGCCGCGCAGGGCCGTCACCGTCGTCTCGTCCCAACTGCCCAGATCCACGGCGATGGCCACGGTCGCGCCGCTGGCGCTCAGGCGCAGCCCCACCGGGTCAGCGGCGTCGTGGGCCACAGGGAAGCTGCGCACCTCGAAAGGGCCGATCGCCGCCAGTTCGCCGACCGGCAACACTTCGACGGCCACACCTTCCAGCGCCGGGCCAAGGGCCTCGCGCGTGGCGAGGTTGCAGACCACGGGGACGCCGTGGCGCCGCGCCAGGGCCGCCGCGCCCAGGCTGTGGTCACCGTGCTCATGAGTGAGGAGCACGGCGCCAATCTGGCCGACGCTTACTCCCTGGTAGCGAAGCAGGTTCTCCAGAGTCCGCAGCGGGATGCCGCAATCAATGAGCAGTGCGGCGTCGCCGTGGCGCGCCAGCAGGGCGTTGCCGCTGCTCCCCGAAGCCAGCGCGGTTATGCTCAAGGTCATACGCTACCCCAGAGGTGCGGATCGCGTCTCGCATGCGGGCCGATTAGCATAGTTTTTCGCTATATCCCCGCCCCCTCCCCAACCCTCCCCCGCTGGGGGAGGGCTCCGGCTCCTCCCCCCAACGGCGGGAGGCTGGGAGGGGGGCAAAATGCCAGGAAACTTGCTTCTACTGGTTGGTGCATCCGGCAAGTTCTCGAACGGGAGGGTCTGGGAGGGCTTTGCCCTCCCAGAAACCCGACTCCCAACCCTTTCGTGTATCAGGACTTGCCGATGCACCACTGTCCGTGAACGAAGTTTTCTGCCACCCAGATGCGTCTGGGCCGCGGCTGGCGCGGCCCCAAACCGATTCCGCTGTTCTCTGCGCCTCTGCGGTAAATATCAGAAACCGTCGTTCACAGATGCGGATCATCTTCGAGCATCCAGCGCTCGAGGATGTTCCGCGCGGC
Proteins encoded in this window:
- the rpmB gene encoding 50S ribosomal protein L28 — protein: MATCEMCGKKPSFGHNVSFSKRRTNRMWRPNVQKTTIVTADGTTVQIRVCTRCMRTMTKAR
- a CDS encoding branched-chain amino acid transaminase, whose protein sequence is MAIQPMEFIWFNGKLVPWNEARIHVMAHVVHYGSSFFEGIRCYETPRGPAIFRLTPHIRRLLDSARIYRTEVPYTLEQLVAAVKETVRANRLKSGYIRPVVYRGLGEIGVNPQRNPVEVAIATIEWGKYLGAEAMEQGVDVCVSSWNRFAPNTMPALSKAGGNYLNSQLIKMEALANGYAEGIALDHQGQVSEGSGENLFLVRDGVVYTPPVASSILSGITRDTVITLLGELGIHVRQEAIPREMLYIADELFFTGTAAEVTPIRSVDRIPVGQGRRGPVTAAVQAAFFGVVQGEREDRYGWLEYVVE
- a CDS encoding 2-oxo acid dehydrogenase subunit E2; translation: MLREERAPTTSAAAPLRATPLARALARIHGIDLAALAGSGPDGRVMARDVRARAAPEAPTTALAPPGAVPSPMSSSGAATASAQQEVARDTDGLAWREVSGVAPVATVMLEFDAGPALARVAELGEEFARQGWPLHLGIAVAAAAVELLPAHPHLNGGWLGDTLALQRAVHLAVAELTPEGLRWSVLPDAGDLGLRGLARALAGRPARGAATFALVSLAAGKSWWSAPPPLPGTVAALILGAPQRRVVAVDSGLSMRPIATLTLSYDARALDQRQALDFLEALRTRLENKPI
- a CDS encoding SRPBCC family protein, translated to MVSFEISVSAITTAPPERIFAVLDDFGNWPGWMPSLERVRVELPAEGAPGPGYRFRLRAAIVHADMEVVDYTPLSRATAFRISFPPLTGVNRCQVVPLEDGRFRIERIDSLNLPEFVVGLIGPRQRERFIHLAGEFLSALKQQVEGESSNGSSAPST
- the recG gene encoding ATP-dependent DNA helicase RecG, which gives rise to MRNREHIIRLGKTLAAELRRGCDDRAAEGGMEQFLAAWRAAADGDLAEPAVRSALELLADYGRQPVLERRQRVTQALELLRALFRQPPPPAAPPASPAPQRRKARPTAATANPGNHTLSLAAPLEALPGVSQRDVRAFRRLGLRTVEDMLYHFPHRYDDYSARKTIANLSIGATETIVGEVTDVRLIGGARSRVEALVSDASGSVRAVFFNQPWLTRQLTIGRMIVLSGKVSTYNGMRQFASPKWEPYTPDGNTIHTGRLVPVHRLTRGLIDRNARRIIKQVVDAVTPTVPDHLPEAVRERADLLPLGEALAQIHYPDNQERLDQARRRLAFDEFLFIQIGVLQRRMLWQSEMGYAMRFLPEVQQELLAALPFSLTGAQQRALGEIFADMARPVPMARLLQGDVGSGKTVVAAAALAQAIGNGFQGAMMAPTEILAEQHYKGLKKLLGRVPVPRETRVAAEGEDWKERLDPAEAARLAEIKAILGMTDADDMGGKGIRVALLTGSLGARERRRVLDGIAEGEIDLVVGTHALLTEHVRFRSLGLVVVDEQHRFGVEQRQRLRDKGFNPHMLVMTATPIPRTLTLTIYGDLDVSVLDELPPGRQAIRTRWIKKTEREKAYRHIRREIARGRQAFVICPLVEESEEVDLPSAEEVYATLQNDVFPDLRVALLHGRMLPREKDEVMRAFRDHQYDILVSTAVIEVGIDIPNASTIVIEGAERFGLAQLHQFRGRVGRGAHQSYCILISDKDDNDVTRQRLEAMEQTADGFKLAEIDLQLRGPGEFFGTRQSGTPDLKVARLADTRLLHTARVEAEHILASDPHLARDEHALLRQKVERFWVEAAPAG
- a CDS encoding MBL fold metallo-hydrolase — translated: MTLSITALASGSSGNALLARHGDAALLIDCGIPLRTLENLLRYQGVSVGQIGAVLLTHEHGDHSLGAAALARRHGVPVVCNLATREALGPALEGVAVEVLPVGELAAIGPFEVRSFPVAHDAADPVGLRLSASGATVAIAVDLGSWDETTVTALRGADLLVVEANHDRELLRTAPYPLAIQQRICGARGHLDNVQCGALLARACAGAVCDVWLAHLSAQTNSPQVALAGVQRVLELAGVSGPRLRVLPRRAARGAGGAPTWCAEERLLVQRSMF
- a CDS encoding DegV family protein, with product MAKIKIITDGSADIPPDVARELDIEVVPLIAHVNDRAYRIGIDVSDDLLYESLAGWQRFKVSSPSAMQFEQVYRRWISEVDHIFSIHLGARLGDCMANAVAARSRLPASTTRLEVIDSKSASIGVGSVAIAAARAAREGATPEEVSRLIHATIRHTHAVFFVDTMEYLEQSGRLTIAGSVLGSMQRIKPLMILDEGEIVPYERTRTRAKALEGLFTFVEDFPRVQEVTVLYATTPEDVEKLLEKIAPVFPREQVQCMRFGPAVAAHLGPGAMGVVVFEGLEE